A window of the Bacillus sp. A301a_S52 genome harbors these coding sequences:
- a CDS encoding DNA alkylation repair protein, producing the protein MAEALKDMYNESFFTQFCTIVKQEYHEFDSDLFLNLIFDDDWENKELKQRIRHISHALSTTLPPSYPEAIKVLTKISSDCIGFEYLFFPDFIEKYGLMDWDVSITALKQFTSSSSSEFAVRPFIEHDPQKMMPILEQWAQDKDHHVRRLASEGCRPRLPWAKPLKIFKHDPTAILPILTLLKSDESDYVRKSVANNLNDISKDHPDLVKKIFLEWKGQHPHTDWIIKHGARTLLKKADPEVLSIFGFDPEANVQINDLSVSLYHLAIGDTFTFQFKLINHSLHSHKLRVEYAIDFVKANGKVSRKIFKMTENTYKSGEVTFLRNHSFKDLSTRKHYEGEHRLSIVINGKEMAETFFQLNSH; encoded by the coding sequence ATGGCAGAAGCACTGAAAGACATGTATAATGAATCGTTTTTTACGCAATTTTGCACAATTGTAAAACAAGAGTATCACGAATTTGATTCCGATCTATTTTTAAATTTGATTTTTGATGACGACTGGGAAAACAAAGAGTTAAAGCAAAGAATTCGTCATATTTCACATGCGTTATCAACAACTTTACCCCCTTCTTATCCAGAGGCAATAAAGGTATTAACAAAAATATCTTCTGACTGTATAGGCTTTGAATACTTATTTTTTCCTGATTTTATAGAAAAATACGGTCTCATGGATTGGGACGTATCCATTACAGCCTTAAAACAATTTACATCATCATCGAGTTCAGAATTTGCCGTCCGGCCTTTTATTGAACATGATCCTCAAAAAATGATGCCAATTCTAGAGCAATGGGCCCAAGATAAAGATCACCATGTGCGAAGATTAGCTAGCGAGGGTTGCAGGCCAAGGCTTCCATGGGCTAAACCTTTAAAAATATTTAAGCACGATCCAACTGCAATTCTTCCAATTCTAACTCTCTTAAAATCGGATGAAAGTGACTATGTTCGTAAAAGCGTTGCTAATAATTTAAATGACATTTCAAAGGACCACCCCGACTTAGTTAAAAAGATATTCTTAGAGTGGAAAGGTCAACATCCACATACGGATTGGATTATAAAACATGGTGCAAGAACCTTATTAAAAAAAGCTGATCCTGAGGTACTAAGTATATTTGGGTTTGATCCCGAAGCAAACGTTCAAATCAATGATCTTTCTGTCTCACTTTACCACTTGGCGATAGGTGACACTTTTACGTTTCAGTTTAAGTTAATCAATCATTCCCTTCACTCTCACAAATTAAGAGTCGAATATGCGATAGATTTTGTGAAAGCAAATGGGAAAGTTTCTCGAAAAATATTTAAAATGACGGAGAATACATATAAAAGTGGTGAAGTAACTTTTCTTAGAAATCATTCATTTAAAGATCTATCAACAAGAAAACATTACGAGGGTGAACATCGCTTGTCTATTGTTATTAATGGAAAAGAAATGGCTGAAACTTTTTTTCAATTGAATTCGCATTAA
- a CDS encoding lmo0937 family membrane protein — protein MLWTIISILILFWLVGLVLDLVGGLIHLILVVALIVFIVKMIRGRG, from the coding sequence ATGCTTTGGACAATCATCAGCATTTTAATATTATTTTGGCTCGTAGGACTTGTCCTTGATTTAGTAGGCGGATTAATTCATCTTATCTTGGTCGTGGCTCTTATTGTGTTTATTGTGAAAATGATTAGAGGGAGAGGATGA
- a CDS encoding YafY family transcriptional regulator produces MSKSRRLIELMMTINTKKKFTVGELANEFNVSKRTILRDLQELSEAGLPLYSEVGANGGYQILKERTLPPISFSENEAVAMFFAYQSLQYYSSLPFETESISALKKFYQNLPNDLKQKINELKNRITFWTPSKDLPVPYLSELLEHALEQNVLSINYDSKERNTQRDIQPIGIYSMNGLWYCPAYCYKTKEVRLFRVDRIKNLSNAVDIKPKKNISKHTIHQYLNSFDEHDNTLPFVVKLNRRGVKRCESDFWLSKLLFVHSDGTGTIDSKINDDFISWAADFFLSCGTDASVEQPEALVLEIKDKILNLMNHYKN; encoded by the coding sequence ATGTCTAAATCAAGAAGGCTTATTGAACTCATGATGACGATAAATACTAAAAAGAAATTTACAGTCGGTGAACTGGCGAATGAATTTAATGTTTCAAAAAGAACGATATTAAGAGATTTACAAGAACTTTCGGAAGCAGGATTGCCTTTGTATTCTGAGGTAGGGGCAAATGGAGGGTATCAGATTTTAAAAGAACGGACTCTTCCACCAATTTCTTTCTCTGAAAACGAAGCGGTAGCAATGTTTTTTGCTTATCAATCACTGCAATACTATTCATCGTTGCCGTTCGAAACCGAATCCATTTCCGCTTTAAAAAAATTTTATCAAAATTTACCTAATGATCTGAAACAAAAAATTAATGAACTGAAGAACCGGATAACCTTTTGGACACCAAGTAAGGATTTACCGGTTCCTTACTTGAGTGAGCTTTTAGAACATGCGCTTGAACAAAACGTACTGTCGATTAACTATGATTCAAAAGAAAGAAACACTCAAAGAGACATTCAGCCGATTGGAATTTATAGTATGAATGGGCTATGGTACTGTCCGGCGTATTGTTATAAAACGAAGGAAGTTCGACTATTTAGAGTAGATAGAATCAAAAATTTATCGAATGCTGTAGATATAAAGCCTAAAAAGAACATATCGAAGCATACAATTCATCAGTATCTGAATTCTTTTGATGAGCACGACAATACCCTTCCGTTTGTTGTGAAGTTAAATCGTAGAGGTGTGAAGCGGTGTGAGTCAGACTTTTGGTTATCAAAATTATTATTCGTTCATTCAGATGGAACAGGTACGATAGATTCAAAGATAAACGACGATTTTATTTCCTGGGCTGCTGATTTTTTTCTGAGTTGTGGCACAGATGCTTCAGTCGAACAACCAGAAGCTTTAGTATTAGAGATAAAAGATAAAATTCTGAACCTTATGAATCATTATAAAAACTGA
- the mreB gene encoding rod shape-determining protein MreB yields the protein MFSTTQIGIDLGTANLLVYTKNKGMIINEPSVVAIDLHTNAVLAVGEEAKRMVGKTPENIVAIRPLKDGVIADYQVTTDMLKHIMKKVSKKLGTPLRKPNVVVCTPSGSTSVERRAISDAVKQCGAKDVQLIEEPVAAAIGADLPVEEPIANVIVDIGGGTTEVAIISFGGVVSCHSIRTGGDQLDDDIVQFVRKKYNLMIGPRTAENIKMEIGFALVEHEERTMAIRGRDLVSGLPKTIDISSYEIQEALKESLLSVLETIRATLEDCPPELSGDIVDRGVILTGGGALLNGMEDWLSNEIVVPVHIAPSPLESVAIGTGRSLVMMQRIQTLNQR from the coding sequence ATGTTTTCAACAACCCAAATCGGCATTGATTTAGGAACTGCCAATTTACTTGTTTATACAAAAAATAAAGGAATGATCATTAACGAACCGTCCGTGGTAGCTATTGACTTACATACGAACGCGGTTCTTGCTGTAGGAGAAGAAGCAAAACGGATGGTAGGTAAAACACCGGAAAATATCGTGGCTATTCGTCCATTAAAAGATGGCGTCATTGCTGACTATCAAGTCACGACCGATATGCTTAAACATATTATGAAAAAAGTATCTAAAAAGCTGGGAACACCTCTTCGAAAACCTAATGTAGTCGTTTGTACGCCTTCAGGGTCCACATCTGTTGAAAGAAGAGCGATCTCTGATGCTGTTAAACAATGCGGTGCTAAAGATGTTCAACTAATAGAAGAACCTGTTGCCGCTGCAATAGGGGCTGACCTCCCTGTGGAAGAGCCGATTGCAAACGTGATCGTTGATATCGGCGGTGGTACGACTGAAGTTGCCATCATTTCCTTCGGCGGTGTGGTCTCCTGTCATTCTATTAGAACAGGAGGCGACCAACTTGATGATGATATCGTGCAATTTGTTCGGAAAAAGTACAATTTGATGATCGGGCCTAGAACGGCAGAGAATATTAAAATGGAGATTGGATTTGCGCTTGTCGAACACGAAGAACGTACGATGGCTATTCGAGGACGAGACCTTGTAAGCGGTCTCCCAAAAACAATTGATATCTCCTCATATGAAATACAAGAAGCGCTTAAAGAATCGCTCTTATCCGTTTTAGAAACAATTAGAGCGACGTTAGAAGACTGTCCACCTGAGTTAAGTGGTGATATCGTCGACCGTGGCGTTATTTTAACAGGGGGCGGCGCGTTATTAAATGGTATGGAAGATTGGTTATCTAATGAAATTGTTGTCCCTGTGCATATCGCACCAAGTCCATTAGAATCCGTCGCCATCGGGACAGGGCGTTCTTTAGTTATGATGCAACGCATTCAAACATTAAATCAACGTTAA
- a CDS encoding carbonate dehydratase: MDIQHIEASHQQFLSKMKQEDPDFFKKLGEGQEPSFFVLSCCDSRTCPSTITGMPLGTMFTHRNIANQVVEEDDSLRASLHFSLDVLKVDYLLIIGHTNCGGILAASTGVHHEAMNNWLDHVKKSIDSFDKTNLSPTLEDLERHNVKQQIIDLKNHPVYKKVGRGIPVVGMLFHLESGELEWINDN, translated from the coding sequence ATGGATATTCAACACATTGAAGCATCCCACCAACAGTTTTTATCCAAAATGAAACAGGAAGACCCCGATTTTTTTAAAAAGCTTGGGGAAGGGCAGGAACCTTCTTTTTTTGTTCTGTCTTGCTGTGATTCTCGAACATGTCCATCCACCATTACAGGTATGCCACTAGGAACGATGTTTACTCATCGAAATATTGCCAATCAAGTTGTGGAAGAAGATGACAGTTTACGAGCCAGCCTTCATTTTTCTCTTGATGTTTTGAAAGTGGATTATCTTTTGATTATTGGTCATACAAACTGTGGTGGCATCCTCGCTGCAAGCACAGGAGTGCATCATGAAGCGATGAATAATTGGCTCGATCATGTCAAAAAAAGTATTGATAGCTTTGATAAAACGAACTTATCTCCAACACTAGAGGACCTTGAAAGACATAATGTTAAACAGCAAATCATTGATTTGAAAAACCATCCTGTATACAAAAAAGTAGGGCGGGGCATTCCAGTAGTAGGTATGTTATTTCATTTAGAATCAGGCGAGCTAGAATGGATTAATGATAATTAA
- a CDS encoding diacylglycerol kinase family lipid kinase: MLKKALLLCNDKAGQGDVQKNIGIVAGILTEKVNDLTIRKGKKKGDLEEMCRKLDSEIELLIIMGGDGTVHECVNGLNELTVPPLIAIIPTGTCNDFARALNLPLTVAEAAIVAINGQKQNIDTGRVNDRTFTNFAGTGLIVDTSENINEETKALTGPLSYLISAVKTASESRSFHYEIVIDGETMNGEAVLIAVVNGRFIGTYELPFHNLSVQDGRLNVFLVKEGGLAVFKEWIQRKAFDALPDETTVIAKTAKTITLKTTETEKVDTDGDVYLQTPIEISIGRPFTFMTDATSL, from the coding sequence TTGACAGAAAAGGTAAATGATCTGACGATTAGAAAAGGCAAGAAAAAAGGGGACTTAGAGGAGATGTGCCGAAAGCTCGATAGTGAGATAGAACTGTTGATCATTATGGGGGGAGATGGGACGGTGCACGAATGTGTGAACGGATTAAATGAATTAACTGTTCCTCCTCTAATAGCGATCATTCCAACAGGCACATGTAATGATTTTGCCAGAGCATTAAACCTCCCTTTAACAGTTGCTGAAGCTGCAATTGTAGCGATTAATGGGCAGAAACAAAACATTGATACAGGCCGTGTCAATGATCGCACGTTTACTAATTTTGCTGGAACAGGTTTGATTGTTGATACATCCGAAAATATTAACGAAGAGACGAAAGCATTAACCGGACCACTCAGTTATTTAATCAGCGCTGTTAAAACAGCCAGTGAATCTCGGTCATTTCACTACGAGATAGTCATTGATGGCGAAACGATGAACGGGGAAGCAGTACTAATCGCTGTAGTGAACGGCCGCTTTATCGGGACATACGAACTTCCCTTTCATAACTTATCCGTCCAAGATGGGCGTTTAAATGTGTTTTTAGTGAAAGAAGGCGGATTAGCTGTCTTTAAAGAATGGATTCAGCGTAAAGCTTTTGATGCCTTACCAGATGAAACGACTGTTATTGCCAAGACAGCTAAAACCATCACTCTTAAAACAACTGAAACAGAAAAAGTAGATACAGATGGCGACGTTTATTTGCAGACACCGATTGAGATAAGCATAGGCAGACCGTTCACCTTTATGACGGATGCCACCAGTCTATAA